A window of the Narcine bancroftii isolate sNarBan1 chromosome 4, sNarBan1.hap1, whole genome shotgun sequence genome harbors these coding sequences:
- the gzf1 gene encoding GDNF-inducible zinc finger protein 1 isoform X1, with the protein MVSNQVVLESKAAPKNLLKEMHKLRILCYFCDVTVKIEHQGNKEEFVAHKAVLAAASSYFKELFLNEMVNTKITIVTLQDIYTADFASFLDFVYTAKVEVEAERVQRIQEIAEKLKCKELAEACSQVKTQILETALMDLGNLADSHGVEGLKGNKQLRDSLSIPSQNTSLIPSTVHNCKISTGQDISDDETVHETDLNAVPAINRTKSWDKSEKEKEKKTGKLLNVRAKRASGRLAGRKVFLEIPKKKYTRKLREQEKGNQDLEEESVKLTSVEDNEIVEDQIKKETATEVAVEEVDDEEIIEGDDEEEEEAESDDSDFEVDEDTRKTSDENEKKRRGGNFKCDKCEKDFQYEKSYLKHIEQNHGITPEIIYRCETCNQTFANRCNLKSHQRHVHVEERRFPCSLCGKKFKRKKDVKRHNLQVHEGGGERHLCLQCGKGLSSKTALRLHERTHTGDKPYECTECHAKFSQPSALKVHLRRKPEHLEETHTDTGRTYKLLTDCAGFKRRVHTGEKPFACDECSARFTQNHMLIYHKRSHTGERPFMCETCGKSFASKEYLKHHNRIHTGSKPFICEICYRAFAQRNSLHQHLRVHTGERPYCCDQCGKQFTQLNALQRHYRIHSGEKPFMCSACGRTFTDKSTLRRHASVHDKNAPWQSFLVTLDDSSKKGHVRRTDLHSFVDCEQVSPSDTQDNVASCTELLREQNAVALHGNIAGGHEHDTSAASDWRTADLPSITVVTQGTSMAATFNELAVLQAQTDSAQPHLHTLTDVEQLGTAGPQGLVLDSNALEKNGTANTSIVTTISVPACLTMTSHMNNILTHAAGVGQMASGTPVAISASSSELTVMQGANLPVLQNPVNGMTNIQM; encoded by the exons ATGGTAAGCAATCAAGTTGTACTGGAGTCAAAGGCAGCCCCCAAAAACCTACTGAAAGAAATGCATAAACTCCGCATCTTatgctacttctgtgatgtgACAGTGAAGATAGAGCATCAGGGCAACAAAGAAGAATTTGTTGCCCACAAAGCTGTGTTAGCTGCTGCCAGCAGTTACTTTAAAGAGCTATTTCTTAATGAGATGGTGAACACTAAGATTACTATTGTAACTTTGCAAGACATCTACACAGCAGACTTTGCCTCTTTTTTGGATTTTGTGTATACTGCAAAAGTGGAGGTTGAGGCTGAGAGAGTACAAAGAATACAGGAGATTGCAGAGAAGTTGAAGTGCAAGGAGCTTGCAGAAGCCTGCAGTCAGGTAAAAACACAGATACTTGAGACTGCTCTAATGGACTTGggcaatttggctgattctcaTGGAGTAGAGGGACTTAAAGGTAACAAACAGCTGAGAGATTCTTTATCCATTCCTTCTCAAAATACATCACTGATACCTTCTACAGTGCACAATTGCAAAATCTCCACTGGCCAAGATATTTCAGATGATGAAACAGTTCATGAGACCGATTTAAATGCAGTGCCAGCAATAAACAGAACCAAAAGCTGGGACAAAtcagaaaaggaaaaggaaaagaaaacaggAAAACTGTTAAATGTAAGGGCCAAACGAGCTAGTGGAAGGCTGGCAGGCCGAAAAGTCTTTTTAGAAATTCCCAAAAAGAAATATACACGTAAACTCAGAGAGCAAGAGAAGGGTAATCAAGATTTGGAAGAAGAATCTGTAAAATTGACCTCTGTCGAAGACAATGAAATCGTTGAAGACCAAATCAAGAAGGAAACTGCTACAGAAGTTGCTGTTGAAGAGGTAGATGATGAAGAGATAATTGAGGGAGATgacgaagaagaggaagaagcagaaAGTGACGATAGTGATTTTGAAGTGGACGAGGATACCAGAAAAACCTCTGATGAGAACGAgaagaagagaagaggtggaaatttCAAGTGCGATAAATGTGAGAAAGATTTTCAGTATGAGAAAAGCTATTTGAAACATATTGAACAGAATCATGGTATTACACCTGAAATCATTTACCGCTGTGAGACCTGCAACCAAACCTTTGCTAATCGCTGCAACTTAAAAAGCCACCAACGACATGTCCATGTTGAAGAACGTCGTTTCCCATGCTCACTCTGTGGTAAAAAGTTTAAAAGGAAAAAAGATGTGAAGCGGCATAACCTTCAGGTTCATGAAGGTGGTGGGGAGCGCCACTTGTGCTTGCAATGTGGTAAAGGACTAAGTTCTAAAACTGCCTTGAGGCTCCATGAAAGGACACACACTGGAGATAAACCTTATGAATGCACTGAATGCCATGCAAAATTTTCTCAACCGTCTGCCCTGAAGGTGCACTTGAG gaggaaaccagagcacctggaggaaactcacacagacacagggagaacttacaaactccttacagactgcgctggATTCAAACGCAG GGTGCATACTGGTGAAAAgccttttgcctgtgatgaatgCAGTGCCAGGTTCACACAGAATCATATGTTGATATATCACAAGAGATCTCATACAG GTGAAAGGCCCTTTATGTGTGAAACATGTGGAAAGAGTTTTGCTTCAAAGGAGTACTTAAAACACCACAATAGAATCCATACTGGATCAAAGCCATTTATATGTGAAATCTGCTATCGAGCCTTTGCACAGAGAAATTCTCTTCATCAGCACCTTAGAGTTCATACAG GTGAAAGGCCCTATTGCTGTGATCAGTGTGGCAAACAGTTCACACAGTTGAATGCTCTGCAACGCCATTATCGCATACATTCAGGAGAGAAACCTTTTATGTGCAGTGCATGTGGAAGGACTTTTACAGATAAATCTACACTCAGAAGACATGCTTCA GTCCATGACAAGAATGCACCATGGCAGTCCTTCCTTGTCACCTTGGACGATAGCTCAAAAAAGGGACATGTTCGAAGAACCGACCTCCATTCATTTGTTGACTGTGAGCAGGTTTCCCCGTCAGATACACAAGACAACGTGGCATCTTGTACAGAGCTGTTAAGAGAACAAAATGCTGTTGCACTGCATGGAAACATCGCTGGTGGTCACGAACATGATACTTCAGCTGCATCAGATTGGAGAACAGCTGATCTGCCTTCCATCACTGTGGTGACTCAAGGAACCTCCATGGcagccactttcaatgagcttGCAGTGCTTCAAGCTCAGACAGATTCAGCTCAGCCTCACTTACATACCTTGACTGATGTTGAGCAGTTAGGTACTGCAGGTCCACAAGGTCTCGTCCTTGACAGTAATGCATTGGAGAAAAATGGGACTGCCAACACAAGCATCGTAACTACAATTTCAGTCCCTGCCTGCTTAACCATGACTAGTCACATGAATAACATTTTAACACATGCAGCAGGGGTTGGACAAATGGCGAGTGGAACTCCTGTTGCTATATCTGCCAGTTCTTCAGAGTTGACTGTTATGCAGGGTGCTAACCTGCCAGTGCTGCAAAATCCAGTAAATGGCATGACCAATATTCAAATGTAA
- the gzf1 gene encoding GDNF-inducible zinc finger protein 1 isoform X2 produces the protein MVSNQVVLESKAAPKNLLKEMHKLRILCYFCDVTVKIEHQGNKEEFVAHKAVLAAASSYFKELFLNEMVNTKITIVTLQDIYTADFASFLDFVYTAKVEVEAERVQRIQEIAEKLKCKELAEACSQVKTQILETALMDLGNLADSHGVEGLKGNKQLRDSLSIPSQNTSLIPSTVHNCKISTGQDISDDETVHETDLNAVPAINRTKSWDKSEKEKEKKTGKLLNVRAKRASGRLAGRKVFLEIPKKKYTRKLREQEKGNQDLEEESVKLTSVEDNEIVEDQIKKETATEVAVEEVDDEEIIEGDDEEEEEAESDDSDFEVDEDTRKTSDENEKKRRGGNFKCDKCEKDFQYEKSYLKHIEQNHGITPEIIYRCETCNQTFANRCNLKSHQRHVHVEERRFPCSLCGKKFKRKKDVKRHNLQVHEGGGERHLCLQCGKGLSSKTALRLHERTHTGDKPYECTECHAKFSQPSALKVHLRVHTGEKPFACDECSARFTQNHMLIYHKRSHTGERPFMCETCGKSFASKEYLKHHNRIHTGSKPFICEICYRAFAQRNSLHQHLRVHTGERPYCCDQCGKQFTQLNALQRHYRIHSGEKPFMCSACGRTFTDKSTLRRHASVHDKNAPWQSFLVTLDDSSKKGHVRRTDLHSFVDCEQVSPSDTQDNVASCTELLREQNAVALHGNIAGGHEHDTSAASDWRTADLPSITVVTQGTSMAATFNELAVLQAQTDSAQPHLHTLTDVEQLGTAGPQGLVLDSNALEKNGTANTSIVTTISVPACLTMTSHMNNILTHAAGVGQMASGTPVAISASSSELTVMQGANLPVLQNPVNGMTNIQM, from the exons ATGGTAAGCAATCAAGTTGTACTGGAGTCAAAGGCAGCCCCCAAAAACCTACTGAAAGAAATGCATAAACTCCGCATCTTatgctacttctgtgatgtgACAGTGAAGATAGAGCATCAGGGCAACAAAGAAGAATTTGTTGCCCACAAAGCTGTGTTAGCTGCTGCCAGCAGTTACTTTAAAGAGCTATTTCTTAATGAGATGGTGAACACTAAGATTACTATTGTAACTTTGCAAGACATCTACACAGCAGACTTTGCCTCTTTTTTGGATTTTGTGTATACTGCAAAAGTGGAGGTTGAGGCTGAGAGAGTACAAAGAATACAGGAGATTGCAGAGAAGTTGAAGTGCAAGGAGCTTGCAGAAGCCTGCAGTCAGGTAAAAACACAGATACTTGAGACTGCTCTAATGGACTTGggcaatttggctgattctcaTGGAGTAGAGGGACTTAAAGGTAACAAACAGCTGAGAGATTCTTTATCCATTCCTTCTCAAAATACATCACTGATACCTTCTACAGTGCACAATTGCAAAATCTCCACTGGCCAAGATATTTCAGATGATGAAACAGTTCATGAGACCGATTTAAATGCAGTGCCAGCAATAAACAGAACCAAAAGCTGGGACAAAtcagaaaaggaaaaggaaaagaaaacaggAAAACTGTTAAATGTAAGGGCCAAACGAGCTAGTGGAAGGCTGGCAGGCCGAAAAGTCTTTTTAGAAATTCCCAAAAAGAAATATACACGTAAACTCAGAGAGCAAGAGAAGGGTAATCAAGATTTGGAAGAAGAATCTGTAAAATTGACCTCTGTCGAAGACAATGAAATCGTTGAAGACCAAATCAAGAAGGAAACTGCTACAGAAGTTGCTGTTGAAGAGGTAGATGATGAAGAGATAATTGAGGGAGATgacgaagaagaggaagaagcagaaAGTGACGATAGTGATTTTGAAGTGGACGAGGATACCAGAAAAACCTCTGATGAGAACGAgaagaagagaagaggtggaaatttCAAGTGCGATAAATGTGAGAAAGATTTTCAGTATGAGAAAAGCTATTTGAAACATATTGAACAGAATCATGGTATTACACCTGAAATCATTTACCGCTGTGAGACCTGCAACCAAACCTTTGCTAATCGCTGCAACTTAAAAAGCCACCAACGACATGTCCATGTTGAAGAACGTCGTTTCCCATGCTCACTCTGTGGTAAAAAGTTTAAAAGGAAAAAAGATGTGAAGCGGCATAACCTTCAGGTTCATGAAGGTGGTGGGGAGCGCCACTTGTGCTTGCAATGTGGTAAAGGACTAAGTTCTAAAACTGCCTTGAGGCTCCATGAAAGGACACACACTGGAGATAAACCTTATGAATGCACTGAATGCCATGCAAAATTTTCTCAACCGTCTGCCCTGAAGGTGCACTTGAG GGTGCATACTGGTGAAAAgccttttgcctgtgatgaatgCAGTGCCAGGTTCACACAGAATCATATGTTGATATATCACAAGAGATCTCATACAG GTGAAAGGCCCTTTATGTGTGAAACATGTGGAAAGAGTTTTGCTTCAAAGGAGTACTTAAAACACCACAATAGAATCCATACTGGATCAAAGCCATTTATATGTGAAATCTGCTATCGAGCCTTTGCACAGAGAAATTCTCTTCATCAGCACCTTAGAGTTCATACAG GTGAAAGGCCCTATTGCTGTGATCAGTGTGGCAAACAGTTCACACAGTTGAATGCTCTGCAACGCCATTATCGCATACATTCAGGAGAGAAACCTTTTATGTGCAGTGCATGTGGAAGGACTTTTACAGATAAATCTACACTCAGAAGACATGCTTCA GTCCATGACAAGAATGCACCATGGCAGTCCTTCCTTGTCACCTTGGACGATAGCTCAAAAAAGGGACATGTTCGAAGAACCGACCTCCATTCATTTGTTGACTGTGAGCAGGTTTCCCCGTCAGATACACAAGACAACGTGGCATCTTGTACAGAGCTGTTAAGAGAACAAAATGCTGTTGCACTGCATGGAAACATCGCTGGTGGTCACGAACATGATACTTCAGCTGCATCAGATTGGAGAACAGCTGATCTGCCTTCCATCACTGTGGTGACTCAAGGAACCTCCATGGcagccactttcaatgagcttGCAGTGCTTCAAGCTCAGACAGATTCAGCTCAGCCTCACTTACATACCTTGACTGATGTTGAGCAGTTAGGTACTGCAGGTCCACAAGGTCTCGTCCTTGACAGTAATGCATTGGAGAAAAATGGGACTGCCAACACAAGCATCGTAACTACAATTTCAGTCCCTGCCTGCTTAACCATGACTAGTCACATGAATAACATTTTAACACATGCAGCAGGGGTTGGACAAATGGCGAGTGGAACTCCTGTTGCTATATCTGCCAGTTCTTCAGAGTTGACTGTTATGCAGGGTGCTAACCTGCCAGTGCTGCAAAATCCAGTAAATGGCATGACCAATATTCAAATGTAA